The stretch of DNA TTGGTGGATCTGCGAACAAGGTCCGCAGTAAAGCGATCTGTAAGATGTCTGACATCTTATGTTCAGTGCTAGTGTGGCATAAGGCACAAAGGCGCGCAAGTAGACTGCGTGGCAGGGCAGGACCGATTGCTGGATGGGGAATTTTGGCTAGGAAATCGTTGGTCGGCGTCGTGGCGGACGAACTGCTGGATCGGATCATCGCCGGCGAGTTCCCGCCGGGAGCAAGCGTTCCCGGCGAGCTGGAACTGAGTGCACGGCACGAAGTGAGCCGCATGACCGTCCGGGAGGCTATCAAGACCCTCGAGGCCCAGCGGATCCTCAGTGTGGAGCGGGGCCGGGGGACGTTCGTGAACCCGCTGAACCGCTGGGCATCCCTGGAGGCCGTCCTGCGGGCAGCGTCGGAGGGGAAGAACGATGCCGCCGCAGCAGTCCAGCTGATCGAGCTCCGCCGGATGCTGGAGAGCGGCGCCTGCGAACTGGCTGCAGTTCGGATCGGCGACGAGGACCTTGAGAGCCTGTACGCCCACCTGGAGGCCATGCGGGACGCCCGCGGCGCCAACAACGTCGCGGCTTTCGTCGAGGCGGACCTGGCGTTCCATGACCTCATCCTCAAGGCCTCCGAGAACGTCTTCGCTGCTGTGCTGTTCGAACCGCTGCACCGGATCCTCGAGAAGCGACGCACCGAGACCTCAAAGGTGCCCGACATCCAGGAGCACGCGATCTGGCACCATGAGCAGGTCGCGGAAGCCCTGGCCTCACATGATCCGCACCGTGCCCGCGACGCGATGGACGCCCATATGCAGCAAACACTCGAGGACCTCAAGAGCTACGTCCTGAAGGGGCAGTCCGCCTAGCTCACAGCTGCGGCTGAGCTTGCTTGCCTGCGCTGGTTTTCCCTGCACCGGTTGTCCCTGCCCTGGTTTGCCATAGGACCTTAGGACCTACCGACCGGCTAAATACCGGCGTATTGCTAATAATGTGAATGCGGGCCGCTTCTTGGATGCGGGTGCCGGCGATCCCGACGCACCCGTCCGCATCAGGGGACACACCACCCCGGGTGCAGGAAACGCAGGGGTTTGGAGCAGGTATGTCGCCATGGGCGACTCCTTCACTGCGGGGATCGGGG from Arthrobacter sp. B3I9 encodes:
- a CDS encoding FadR/GntR family transcriptional regulator, with product MARKSLVGVVADELLDRIIAGEFPPGASVPGELELSARHEVSRMTVREAIKTLEAQRILSVERGRGTFVNPLNRWASLEAVLRAASEGKNDAAAAVQLIELRRMLESGACELAAVRIGDEDLESLYAHLEAMRDARGANNVAAFVEADLAFHDLILKASENVFAAVLFEPLHRILEKRRTETSKVPDIQEHAIWHHEQVAEALASHDPHRARDAMDAHMQQTLEDLKSYVLKGQSA